Below is a genomic region from Octopus bimaculoides isolate UCB-OBI-ISO-001 chromosome 29, ASM119413v2, whole genome shotgun sequence.
TACAGGAaacaaaccatatcactgtgatatctgtgggaaatcgtTTTCTCTACAGTCTGGTTTAACTAAtcacttatacactcacacaggagTAAAGCCATatgattgtgatatttgtggtaaatcattctctcaaaaggaACACTTAACTAAACATACACAAatccatacaggagaaaaaccatatcagtgtgatatctgtggtaaatcattctttcaaaaatATGGCTTAACAAACCATTTACTAactcatacgggagagaaacaatatcactgtgatatctgtggtaaatctttttctCAAAGGTCTGGTTTAACTAAtcacttacatactcacacaggAGTAAAGCCATatgattgtgatatttgtggtaaatcattctctcaaaaggaacacttaactaaacataaacgtagccatacaggagaaagaccatatcattgtgatatctgtggtaaatcattctctcaaaaatctGGATTAACAAACCACTTACTATCTCATACAGGagtgaaaccatatcactgtgatatctgtggtaaatctttttctCAAAATGAGCACTTGGCTAAacatagacgtattcatacaggagaaaaaccatatcagtgtgacatctgcagtaaatcattttctcaaagatCTGGCTTAACTAagcacatacgtattcatacaggagacagaccgtatcaatgtgatatctgtggtaaatcagtCTGTCAGACAAGTGAATTAACtacacataaacgcattcatactggagaaaaaccatattgctgtgatatctgtggtaaatcattctctgcaagtAGTGCCTTAACtagacacagacgtattcatacaggagagaagccatatcactgtgatatttgcaGTAAATCATTTTGCCAAAGTGGTGagttaactatacacaaacgtattcatacaggagagaagccatatcattgcaatACCTGTGGTAAATGTTTCTCTCAAGTAAACAGCTTAActatgcacaaacatattcacacaggagaaaagccatattactgatatctgtggtaaatcattttcttcgGGAAATGCTTTAACTGTTCACAAACGCAGACATATATGAGGAAGACCATGTTGCTGTGATATCATTGGCAAATGATTCTCTTCAAGAAGTCACTTAACTACTCACATTTTTATTCCTATGGAAAAGTGATTGTTTCAACATTAACCCTTAGGCATTCGAGCCTGCTgtatcaggccaaaatatttaacctaTTTTATGTGAAACTGGCCAGATCGGGCTTCTAACTAATCTccttcaatgtcattctgaacgtaaacaatcacatcattaaaatctcaaagctacatgtTAAtgtacaattaattcaaaacaatgtgaataaataagcattacatttgacagggtaatctgaatactaaaggattaaactggccatattgaACCAAATATTCaactcattttattttcagacaaaccagatccagcctcttgcaccttcccaacaatgtcattctaaaattaagcaatcatatctttgaaatctgtaaactacaaaataatgtatgattaattgacaacaatataaataaacaaaccttACTCTTGACAGATTATTGTGAATCTAAAACGATTAAAGTTTGGATTATGGTAATTACATTGTAACAAACATACTGTTTAATTTTTGTAgagtaaattaatttttttcccttctctttggtattcttttattatttactagttagtcatttgactgtggccatgctgcggcactaccttgaagaacttttagacaaataggcgcagtagtggctgtggtaagtagcttgcttaccaaccacacggttccaggttcattcccactgcgtggcatcttgggcaagtgtcttctactatagcctcgggccgaccaaagccttgtgaatggatttgggagacagaaactgaaagaagctcgtcgcatatatatatatatatatatatatatatatgttgtgtatctgtgtttcccCACcgcccaccaacatcgcttgacaaccgatgctggtgtgcttacatccccgtaacttagcggttcggcaagagagaccaatagaataagttctaggcttacaaagaataaatcctggggtcgattagctcgactNNNNNNNNNNNNNNNNNNNNNNNNNNNNNNNNNNNNNNNNNNNNNNNNNNNNNNNNNNNNNNNNNNNNNNNNNNNNNNNNNNNNNNNNNNNNNNNNNNNNNNNNNNNNNNNNNNNNNNNNNNNNNNNNNNNNNNNNNNNNNNNNNNNNNNNNNNNNNNNNNNNNNNNNNNNNNNNNNNNNNNNNNNNNNNNNNNNNNNNNNNNNNNNNNNNNNNNNNNNNNNNNNNNNNNNNNNNNNNNNNNNNNNNNNNNNNNNNNNNNNNNNNNNNNNNNNNNNNNNNNNNNNNNNNNNNNNNNNNNNNNNNNNNNNNNNNNNNNNNNNNNNNNNNNNNNNNNNNNNNNNNNNNNNNNNNNNNNNNNNNNNNNNNNNNNNNNNNNNNNNNNNNNNNNNNNNNNNNNNNNNNNNNNNNNNNNN
It encodes:
- the LOC106873426 gene encoding zinc finger protein OZF; translation: MEDKLLVTEVRSKSQFESIEFPDNVKKENTKSEILYHCDVCGKSFYKKSNLTTHKYIHTGEKPYRCDVCGKSFSQNVHLVKHKNIHTGNKPYHCDICGKSFSLQSGLTNHLYTHTGVKPYDCDICGKSFSQKEHLTKHTQIHTGEKPYQCDICGKSFFQKYGLTNHLLTHTGEKQYHCDICGKSFSQRSGLTNHLHTHTGVKPYDCDICGKSFSQKEHLTKHKRSHTGERPYHCDICGKSFSQKSGLTNHLLSHTGVKPYHCDICGKSFSQNEHLAKHRRIHTGEKPYQCDICSKSFSQRSGLTKHIRIHTGDRPYQCDICGKSVCQTSELTTHKRIHTGEKPYCCDICGKSFSASSALTRHRRIHTGEKPYHCDICSKSFCQSGELTIHKRIHTGEKPYHCNTCGKCFSQVNSLTMHKHIHTGEKPYY